One Mercurialis annua linkage group LG3, ddMerAnnu1.2, whole genome shotgun sequence DNA window includes the following coding sequences:
- the LOC126673636 gene encoding protein YLS7, with amino-acid sequence MTLDSPKGIFGGLVVFPRSISSIAVSVGGLAIFLIFASVLLVSYPIGSTVHQYFYGVDNVSDNLVLPVRPDTNINRLDSNEDLTIKNSPSGSSLEIPVSSSSFNGSVDVSDKSSEPNLAVNVGDKEKDNSVVSGDGGDFATDNASGNVVKGSDEIRPVDSSDDGSEAESAISNVSNNGTKSISDYSACDLYDGSWFYDPMGPVYTNNTCPVLTQMQNCQGNGRPDQEYENWRWKPSQCDLPRFDGKKFLNLMRGKTLAFVGDSVARNQMESMLCLLWQVEVPKNRGNKRMQRYYFRSTSTMIVRIWSSWLVHKASEAIDFAPEGVVKLHLDAPDEDFMQYIPTFDVIVLSSGHWFAKQSVYVLNNEVVGGQLWWPDKSRPMKVNNVEAFGISTETILTSIATHPNYTGLTILRTYSPDHYEGGAWNTGGSCTGKVKPLSPGELVENGFTDTMHKKQVTAFDSAIKKGTNKSKLRLLDITKPFSYRHDGHPGPYRSPDPNKVTKRGPDGRPPPQDCLHWCMPGPVDTWNELVLEIIRVEFESNSSSSS; translated from the exons aTGACTTTGGATTCTCCAAAGGGAATTTTTGGAGGATTAGTGGTATTTCCACGGTCAATTTCTTCAATTGCTGTCTCAGTAGGAGGCTTAgcaattttcttgatttttgcTTCTGTGCTTCTTGTTTCTTACCCTATAGGATCCACTGTTCATCAGTATTTTTATGGTGTTGATAATGTTAGTGATAATTTGGTTTTACCTGTCCGTCCCGATACTAATATAAACCGTCTTGATAGTAATGAAGATTTGACTATTAAGAACTCTCCTTCTGGGTCTAGTTTAGAGATACCTGTTAGTTCTAGCAGTTTTAATGGTAGTGTAGATGTCAGTGATAAAAGTTCTGAGCCCAATCTGGCGGTGAACGTCGGGGATAAGGAAAAGGATAATTCAGTTGTGTCCGGTGATGGAGGagattttgcgacggataatGCATCTGGTAACGTAGTGAAAGGATCAGATGAAATTAGGCCAGTTGATTCTTCGGATGATGGATCGGAGGCTGAGTCAGCTATATCTAATGTTTCCAACAATGGAACCAAGAGTATTTCTGATTATTCAG CTTGTGATCTGTACGATGGAAGCTGGTTTTATGATCCAATGGGACCCGTATATACAAACAACACATGCCCTGTCCTGACTCAGATGCAGAACTGTCAGGGGAATGGGAGGCCTGACCAGGAATATGAGAATTGGCGTTGGAAACCCTCTCAGTGTGATCTTCCACGGTTTGATGGAAAGAAGTTTCTAAATTTGATGAGGGGCAAAACTCTAGCTTTTGTTGGTGATTCTGTTGCTCGCAACCAGATGGAATCAATGTTGTGCCTCCTCTGGCAG GTAGAAGTTCCAAAAAATCGGGGAAATAAAAGAATGCAACGATACTACTTCCGCTCAACATCGACCATGATTGTTCGAATATGGTCGTCTTGGCTTGTTCATAAAGCATCAGAAGCTATCGACTTCGCTCCGGAGGGTGTTGTCAAGCTCCACCTAGATGCTCCAGATGAGGATTTTATGCAGTACATCCCGACTTTTGATGTCATAGTACTTTCTTCTGGCCATTGGTTTGCCAAGCAGTCCGTATATGTCTTGAACAATGAAGTCGTCGGAGGCCAGTTGTGGTGGCCCGACAAGTCTCGTCCTATGAAGGTTAACAATGTTGAAGCATTCGGGATATCTACCGAGACAATTCTCACTTCTATTGCTACCCATCCGAATTACACTGGACTTACAATTTTGCGTACCTATTCACCCGATCATTACGAAGGTGGCGCCTGGAATACTGGGGGATCATGCACAGGAAAGGTGAAACCTCTTTCGCCAGGAGAATTGGTGGAAAATGGCTTTACAGATACAATGCACAAGAAACAGGTAACAGCTTTTGATAGTGCGATTAAGAAGGGAACCAATAAATCAAAGTTGAGGTTGTTGGATATCACCAAACCTTTCAGTTATCGCCATGATGGGCATCCGGGTCCATATCGAAGCCCTGATCCcaataaagttacgaaacgcgGACCAGATGGAAGGCCTCCGCCGCAGGATTGCTTACATTGGTGCATGCCAGGTCCAGTTGATACCTGGAATGAACTTGTACTTGAAATAATAAGGGTGGAATTTGAGAGCAACTCAAGTTCTTCCTCGTGA
- the LOC126675117 gene encoding ATP-dependent Clp protease ATP-binding subunit CLPT1, chloroplastic: protein MATHTLSFLPISLPASQISTQKPHHSSLLLPLSTFHGNKLFTKQSIFANIILKSHGSTLSTVLSSLPTKKYPSGKMPKWSARAIRSFGLGELEARKLKYPNTGTEAILMGILIEGTSPAAKFLRANGITFFKVREEIVNLLGKSDLYFFSPEHPPLTEQAQRALDWAVDENLKSGEDGEITTTHILLGLWSEVESAGHKVLETLGFNNEKAKELMESMNGEVVLSSR, encoded by the exons atgGCTACTCATACTTTATCATTTCTCCCAATTTCCCTCCCTGCTTCCCAAATTTCCACCCAAAAACCTCACCATTCATCTCTACTGCTCCCACTCAGCACCTTCCACGGCAACAAATTATTTACCAAACAATCCATTTTCGCCAATATCATCCTCAAGTCCCATGGCTCCACACTTTCCACGGTCTTATCAAGTCTCCCTACCAA GAAATATCCGTCAGGGAAGATGCCAAA ATGGTCTGCAAGGGCGATTAGATCATTTGGTTTGGGAGAATTGGAGGCCAGGAAGCTCAAGTATCCGAATACCGGAACTGAAGCTATTCTAATGGGGATTTTAATTGAGG GAACAAGTCCGGCCGCGAAGTTCCTAAGGGCTAATGGGATCACTTTTTTCAAGGTTCGAGAAGAAATTGTAAACCTACTTGGGAAATCTGACTTGTATTTCTTTAGCCCTGAGCATCCCCCGTTGACTGAACAGGCTCAGAGAGCCCTTGATTGGGCTGTTGACGAGAATCTAAAATCAG GCGAGGATGGAGAAATAACCACAACTCACATACTTTTAGGGCTTTGGTCAGAAGTAGAATCTGCAGGCCACAAGGTTCTGGAAACTCTAGGTTTCAATAACGAAAAAGCTAAAGAGCTCATGGAATCC ATGAATGGGGAGGTTGTCTTAAGCTCTAGGTAG
- the LOC126674193 gene encoding uncharacterized protein LOC126674193, producing MTLVRIPNDVVLGCILHQLGLPPHHYKNSEKIEPDMHASTIVFNFFDAQVGQNCHEMMAMSFESVEEAKEVAALYAIEFLKHHYDLDIYDYNKIELLELRARTENVNVECECEKLVAKIRKSKRSFRRMEKAMLEVNRITGKAIMKKKYF from the coding sequence ATGACTTTGGTTAGAATACCAAATGATGTTGTGTTAGGCTGTATTCTGCATCAACTTGGTCTTCCACCTCACCATTATAAAAATTCTGAAAAAATAGAACCGGATATGCATGCATCtacaattgtttttaatttctttgATGCCCAAGTAGGCCAAAACTGCCATGAAATGATGGCCATGAGTTTTGAAAGTGTTGAAGAAGCAAAAGAAGTAGCTGCTCTTTATGCAATAGAGTTCTTGAAGCATCATTATGATCTTGACATTTATGATTATAACAAAATAGAGCTTTTGGAACTTAGAGCAAGGACTGAAAATGTTAATGTTGAATGTGAGTGTGAGAAGCTGGTGGCTAAAATCAGAaaatcaaaaaggagttttcgTCGAATGGAGAAAGCTATGCTGGAAGTGAATAGGATTACTGGAAAAGCtatcatgaaaaaaaaatatttctga
- the LOC126675107 gene encoding AT-hook motif nuclear-localized protein 7-like has protein sequence MEAVKEGVIISSSGSGLTVKGNEAPESYRVAPIPDNSIPNPNLNPNLNSNPNSNPISNPNPNLSFNSDSNPNPNTIHFGGPPVTVSPPVGGDSTGKKKRGRPRKYAQDGALVPALSPMPISSSIPLAGDFSSSSSSWKRGRGRPLESVKKQHKFEYENTGERIAYFVGANFTPHVLTVNAGEDVTMKVMSFSQQGARAICILSANGTISNVTLRQPTTSGGTLTYEGRFEILSLSGSYMPTDSGGTKSRSGGMSVALAGPDGRVVGGGLAGLLIAAGPVQVVVGSFLQGHEQEQKHKNQRIELPPVVSPVNIVSPEAMKAGYGSVKPVLVTSSYYHGDNSASLNSSQAFRNPASDNKTSSHEDGSRGLDLSNCEISS, from the exons atGGAAGCTGTTAAAGAGGGAGTAATAATAAGTAGTAGTGGTTCAGGGTTGACGGTGAAGGGAAATGAAGCTCCAGAGAGTTATAGAGTGGCCCCCATACCTGATAATTCTATCCCTAACCCGAATCTTAACCCGAATCTTAACTCCAATCCCAACTCTAATCCAATttctaaccctaaccctaatcttAGTTTTAATTCTGATTCTAATCCAAACCCTAACACTATTCACTTTGGTGGGCCCCCAGTGACTGTCTCACCGCCGGTTGGTGGGGACTCGACGGGGAAGAAGAAAAGAGGCAGGCCGAGAAAATATGCTCAGGATGGTGCATTAGTACCGGCATTGTCGCCGATGCCAATATCGTCGTCTATTCCGCTTGCCGGAGAtttttcttcctcttcttcttcttggaaACGGGGTAGAGGGCGGCCTTTGGAGTCGGTCAAGAAGCAACACAAATTTGAATACGAAAATACAG GGGAGAGAATTGCATACTTTGTCGGCGCAAATTTCACCCCCCATGTGCTCACAGTTAATGCTGGTGAG GATGTTACAATGAAGGTCATGTCCTTTTCTCAGCAAGGAGCTCGTGCTATCTGTATTCTTTCTGCAAATGGTACAATCTCAAATGTTACACTTCGCCAACCTACTACATCTGGTGGTACTTTAACATATGAG GGTCGTTTTGAGATACTTTCTTTGTCTGGATCTTATATGCCAACTGATAGCGGAGGAACAAAGAGTAGATCTGGTGGGATGAGTGTGGCTTTGGCTGGTCCTGATGGTCGTGTCGTGGGTGGTGGACTTGCCGGTCTACTGATAGCTGCTGGACCTGTGCAG GTTGTGGTGGGCAGTTTCCTGCAAGGTCACGAGCAGGAGCAGAAACACAAGAACCAGAGGATTGAACTCCCGCCGGTTGTGAGTCCTGTCAATATCGTTTCTCCAGAAGCAATGAAAGCGGGATACGGGAGTGTGAAGCCAGTTCTGGTGACATCTTCTTATTACCATGGAGACAATTCAGCTTCACTTAACTCTAGTCAGGCTTTTAGAAACCCGGCTTCTGACAACAAAACTTCTTCACATGAAGATGGATCTAGAGGTCTTGACCTATCCAATTGTGAAATTTCTAGCTGA